Genomic window (Streptomyces sp. TG1A-60):
CCTGGATCGACCTGCTCGCCCGCGGCGCGTCGACGGGCCGTGGGGTCCTCACGCGCGGCGACCACGCGCCCCTGGAAGCTCTCCGGCCGCGCCAGATCGTGGGCCGGATCTCGGCGCGCCGCTGCCCCTCCTTCCTCGCCGTCCTGAAGCGCTTCGGCGAGGGCGACGACGGCTGGCTGTCCTTCCCGATGCCCGGCTGGACCCTCGCCCTGGACGTCCCGGCGGGCCTGCCGGGCCTCGGTGCCTTCCTGGACGGCTTCGACGAGGAGGTCGCGGCGGCCGGCGGACGCGTCTACCTGGCCAAGGACGCCCGTCTGCGCCCCGAACTGGTGGCCGCGATGTATCCCCGGCTGCCCGAGTTCCGCGCGCTGCGGGAGGAGTTGGACCCACGCGGCGTCTTCGTGTCGGACCTGGCCCGCCGCCTGGACCTGTAGAGACCCGCGGAAGACCGGCACAGGCCTCTCGGAAAACCCCTGTCCCCCACCCCAGGAGCTGTCATGAAGGACGCCTTCGGCACCCCCCAGTCCCTGCTGATCCTCGGCGGCGCGTCGGACATCGCGCTCGCCACCGCGCGCCGTCTGATCGCCCGCCGCACCCGCACGGTGTGGCTTGCGGGCCGCCCGTCGCCGGACCTGGAGAACGCGGCCGTGCACCTGCGCGGCCTCGGCGCCGAGACCCACACGATCACCTTCGACGCGCTCGACTCCGAGTCCCACGAGGCGATCCTGGGCAAGGTCTTCGCCGAAGGCGACATCGACATGGTCCTCCTCGCCTTCGGTGTGCTCGGCGACCAGGCGAACGACGAACGCGACCCGGTGTCCGCCGCGCGGGTCGCCCAGACCAACTACACGGGCGCCGTGTCGGCCTCCCTGGTCTGCGCCCGCGCCCTCCAGACGCAGGGCCACGGCTCGCTCGTCGTCCTGTCGTCCGTCGCCGCCGAGCGGGCCCGCCGCTCCGACTTCATCTACGGCTCCAGCAAGGCCGGCCTCGACACCTTCACCCAGGGCCTCGGCGACGCCCTCCACAACACCGGCGTCCACGTCATGCTCGTCCGCCCCGGCTTCGTCCGCACGCGCATGACCGCCGGCCTGCCGCAGGCCCCCCTGGCTACGACCCCGGAGGCGGTGGCCTGCGCCATCGAACTGGGGCTGCGACGGCGCTCGGAGACGGTGTGGGTGCCGGGCGCGCTCCGGCTGGTGATGGCGACGCTGAGGCACATGCCGAGGGCGGTGTTCCGCCGCCTGCCGCTGTAACAGGGGTGGCCCCTCGCGCGTGCCCGCTACGGTCAGCCCTCCCGGAGCGACACCACGACGGCCTTGCTCATCGGATTCCCGCTCTGGTTGACCTGCACGTGCCCGACCCCGATCACCCGGTCCGTCCCCGGCAGCCGCGCCAGCTCGTCCAGCCACAGCGACTGCCGGGAGTCCTTGCGGACCCCGCCCTCGTTCGGCAACCGGGACCGCGTGATCTTGACGCACGTACCGTCCGCGGCGAGATACCGATTCCCGTCCAGGAACAGGCCCTTGCCCCCGTCCCGCGACACCGGCACCCGCTCGGCGCACTCCCCCGCGACGGCCGGCTGATCCACCCACTCCCGGCCCTCCCAGCGGATGCGTACCGCCTCGTCGTCGGGCTCGTCCTCGGCCTCACCGTGGTTGAAGGAGTGCGACCCGTAGGCGCGTACGTCGTCCTTCGCGAGGGCGACGACGAGGTCGAGCGAGGCGCCGGGCTCGGGCGGCACCGGCTCCGGGAAGTGGTACTCGGGGGTCTCGGTGCGCTCCCACGTACGGCCGTCCCAGTGCGCGGCGACGGGCTGGGTGAGCTCGGTCTCGCCGGCGCCGTCCGCCGCGTCGGTGTTCCGGTACCCCACGGCCCACAGGTCGTCCGTCGCGATGCCGTCGAGGGACGCGACACCGCTGGTGGGCAGGGGCATGGCGGTCCACCGGGTGCCGTCCCAGTGCTGGGCCCGGTTCTCACCGGCGAGAACCCAGACGTCGTCCGGGCCGAAGGCCCTGAGGTCGACGAGCCGACCGCTCGGCGCCTCCAGCGCGGTCCAGGAGGCGCCGTCCCAGCGAGTGATCCGTGTCCCGCCCTGTCCGCCGTAGCCGGTGGACGCGGTCAGCCAGACCTCGCCGGACCCGGTCGGTCCCGCCGCGCCGACCGGGTCCAGCCGGACGTGCGCCAGGTCCGTGCCGAGGCCCCCCGGGAGCGGCTGCTCCCGCCAGTCCGTGCCGTCGTAGCGCAGCAGGAACTGCTCCCGCGCCCCGCCCGAGCCCTCCCGGCTCCCGTAGGCCCAGATGTCGTCCTCGGCGACCACGGCCATGTCCCCGAGGCTCGCGGAGCCGTCGAGAATCCGGTCGTACGCCCAGGACATGCGCTTCTTCGCGGACTCCCCGGATCCCGGGCCGGACGCCGCACCGGATCCCGGGCCGGACGTCTTCCCGGACTGCTCCCCGGCGCCCGCCGAACCACCCGGCGCTCCGCATCCGGCCACGGCGAAGACGCAGGTGACGGTGAAAGCGGCGAGCAGCGCCATGCCGGTCCCGCGCATCCGGTTGCTCCCTCTCTTGCCCTGCCCTGCCGTACCTCGGCGCCGCCGGGCCCGTCAGTGCGCCGGAAGCGTCGTGTCCCCGACCGGCGCCCCCGCCTGCGGCGGGACGACGGACCCGCCGAACGTGAACTCGCGGAGCTTGCGCCAGACCCCGTCGGCGCCCTGCTCGTAGAGCGCGAAGCCGGTGCAGGGCCACTGCGCCTCGTACGCGGCGAGCTCCTCGAACGCCCGGTCCATCGCCTCGTCGGAGATGCCGTGCGCCACCGTGACGTGCGGGTGGTACGGGAAGTTCAGCTCGCGCGCCACCGGCCCCGAGACATCCCGGACCTGCTTCTGCAACCACGTGCAGGCCTCGGCCCCTTCGACGACCTGTACGAAGACGACGGGTGACAGCGGACGGAACGTGCCCGTGCCGGACAGCCGCATCGGGAAGGGCCGGCCGGCCGCCGCGACCTCGACGAGGTGCGTCTCGATCGCCGGCAGCGCGGCGTCCTCGACCTCGGTCGGCGGCAGCAGGGTGACATGGGTGGGGATGCCGTGAGCCGCGGCGTCGCCGAAGCCCGCGCGCAGCTGCTGGAGCTGGCTGCCGTGGGGCTCCGGGACCGCGATCGACACACCGATCGTTACGGTCCCCACGTCATCTCCTGTCGTCGTGTCATGCGTCTTGTCGTACGGCCCTGTCGGTCGCACCGGCTATCGACTGTACGGCCACGGTGGTGTTCCGGGCAGGCGCAGCGGGAGTGATGTGCGGCGCTGTCGGTGGTGCGAACGGTGGTGCGTTCGGCGCTCGGGTGCCGAGGTGCTGCGAGTGGTCCGGCTCAGTGCTTGGCGGGCAGGAGGCCCACCTTGTCGTACGCCTGGGAGAGGGTCTCCGCGGCGACGGCGCGCGCCTTCTCGGCTCCCTTGGCCAGGATCGAGTCGAGCGTCTCCGGGTCGTCCAGATACTGCTGGGTGCGCTCCCGGAAGGGCGCCACGAAGTCGACCATGGCCTCGGCGAGGTCCGTCTTGAGCGCACCGTAGCCCTTGCCGACGTACTTCTGCTCCAGATCCGCGATACCCGCCCCGGTCAGGGTCGAGTAGATGCTCAGCAGGTTGCTGACGCCCGGCTTCTCCACGGTGTCGAAGCGGATCACCGTGTCGGTGTCGGTGACCGCGCTCTTGACCTTCTTCGCGGTGACCTTCGGGTCGTCGAGCAGGTTGATCAACCCCTTGGGGGTCGACGCCGACTTGCTCATCTTGATCGTGGGGTCCTGGAGGTCGTAGATCTTCGCCGTCTCCTTCAGGATGTACGGCTTCGGGACCGTGAAGGTCTCGCCGAAGCGGCCGTTGAACCGCTCGGCGAGGTCCCGGGTGAGCTCGATGTGCTGGCGCTGGTCCTCGCCGACCGGGACCTCGTTCGCCTGGTACAGCAGGATGTCGGCGACCTGGAGGATCGGGTACGTGAAGAGGCCGACGCTCGCGCGGTCGGCGCCCTGCTTGGCGGACTTGTCCTTGAACTGGGTCATGCGGGAGGCCTCGCCGAAGCCGGTGAGGCAGTTCATGACCCAGCCGAGCTGCGCGTGCTCGGGGACGTGGCTCTGGACGAAGAGCGTGCACCGCTCAGGGTCGAGACCGGCGGCGAGGAGCTGGGCGGCCGCGAGCCGGGTGTTGGCCCGCAGGTCCGCGGGGTCCTGCGCGACGGTGATCGCGTGCAGGTCGACGACCATGTAGAACGCGTCGTGGGACTCCTGCAGGGCCACCCACTGGCGGACGGCGCCGAGGTAGTTGCCGAGGTGGAACGAGCCTGCGGTGGGCTGGATTCCGGAGAGCACTCGCAATGGGGGCAGCGGCGCGGAGCGCCCCGCTTGAGGGCGGTCGTGGGCGACGGATGGGCGGTCAGAGGCCATGCTCACCATTCTCTCAGGTGTCCGGGCCCGCTCCGGAACCGACCGGAAACAGATGCGACACGGGTGGGAACCGATCCGGCTCGGGCGGTGTACCAGTTGTGTGAGAACGCGGGAGGGGGGCCGCATCGTCGATGAGGCCGCGGTGATCGCGCGTGTACGCGCCGGT
Coding sequences:
- a CDS encoding decaprenylphospho-beta-D-erythro-pentofuranosid-2-ulose 2-reductase, which encodes MKDAFGTPQSLLILGGASDIALATARRLIARRTRTVWLAGRPSPDLENAAVHLRGLGAETHTITFDALDSESHEAILGKVFAEGDIDMVLLAFGVLGDQANDERDPVSAARVAQTNYTGAVSASLVCARALQTQGHGSLVVLSSVAAERARRSDFIYGSSKAGLDTFTQGLGDALHNTGVHVMLVRPGFVRTRMTAGLPQAPLATTPEAVACAIELGLRRRSETVWVPGALRLVMATLRHMPRAVFRRLPL
- a CDS encoding 2'-5' RNA ligase family protein, which translates into the protein MGTVTIGVSIAVPEPHGSQLQQLRAGFGDAAAHGIPTHVTLLPPTEVEDAALPAIETHLVEVAAAGRPFPMRLSGTGTFRPLSPVVFVQVVEGAEACTWLQKQVRDVSGPVARELNFPYHPHVTVAHGISDEAMDRAFEELAAYEAQWPCTGFALYEQGADGVWRKLREFTFGGSVVPPQAGAPVGDTTLPAH
- the trpS gene encoding tryptophan--tRNA ligase: MASDRPSVAHDRPQAGRSAPLPPLRVLSGIQPTAGSFHLGNYLGAVRQWVALQESHDAFYMVVDLHAITVAQDPADLRANTRLAAAQLLAAGLDPERCTLFVQSHVPEHAQLGWVMNCLTGFGEASRMTQFKDKSAKQGADRASVGLFTYPILQVADILLYQANEVPVGEDQRQHIELTRDLAERFNGRFGETFTVPKPYILKETAKIYDLQDPTIKMSKSASTPKGLINLLDDPKVTAKKVKSAVTDTDTVIRFDTVEKPGVSNLLSIYSTLTGAGIADLEQKYVGKGYGALKTDLAEAMVDFVAPFRERTQQYLDDPETLDSILAKGAEKARAVAAETLSQAYDKVGLLPAKH